The Oncorhynchus masou masou isolate Uvic2021 chromosome 6, UVic_Omas_1.1, whole genome shotgun sequence genome has a window encoding:
- the LOC135542761 gene encoding rho GTPase-activating protein 20-like translates to METMSPQQQNELSRRTSLTGESKTSTQHEHKRRMKSLSHRRQSAPSLVINKALTRSRTFSRESFLVPVCPETCPLVQSFLCPDRVFLLHDHVTLKTGLQTQDRDLFLFTDILIIAKSKSPTHFKLKAQVCVGEMWTAQCMEDVCEGSTNPERSFVMGWPTCNCVVTFSSEVQKERWLALLKSRLKEEKEKDDPKTIPLKVFGKGIGSCAQVVSKTLGVSNSDSTNEVVRLALQQFGVTSCVKDYQLWVSSKRDNAPYPLIGHEFPFSIQMSHMREPLAQPGRRDTVPPPDRQRAMHRDQVQVDKQCQFILKTRCSSTTTTSVIVDPAQKPFKRRRSLINWAFWKGSNPNLHSSSTNLSSPAPGYLFGQSLSTICWDNSLPKPVMDMMVFLYNEGPFTRGIFRRSAGARACRELRDRLDSGAQDVPLSREHVFIIAAVFKDFLRNIPGSLLCSDLYEQWMDVMEEAESEEAEEEEQAQDITRLIGLLPKENALLLRHVVAVLHGIQENAHDNQMNAFNLSVCIAPSMLWAPGPSSPEAEGEGAKKVCDLVRYMIEHCQEVLGEDVTSVFGGLPRKRAESDVSSFHLTDSSYDSLENMLNDDSSESPCLHTSRRRWRAKPLQGSLDSVLTLSDCDQEQPDLDTDPDTTDPDTTDPQSGNHHHRDTITQPGSGNLLQPSTPARGRTRKLSPAVPPSSCPNPPAPQRGGRRCSEPAIGYSVAGSVVRLAGDADRLGSIDDLAGGGEMFHSLRKDGQTQTHGPTHTGEWNGSKGVCEGSGSQGAQTRRRDASYSSLSSPPTSPTRSSVDSLDSLLSHSSIQSAPFWQPRVGPSAARLTPSPGPPVPLTPIPSPTSTHSLPIPTPAPGQGLSPNISPPKEIPSWGTLKGCRGLHPNTWLKRGRRLSLSQQEDEGGVVDSTNKTLPTSKSCQDKGGLKQSSENPPMSSLASCPTKAGGLQNRGSVTKDRRSSQGSVSPPSRQRSQEHFHSCRSPCSQPTDRPLTVKELREIHSQACAASNMGYDVTNQGSRTPPQHVFFGQGGPSLSLARQKSHSLAPGMEGLSGGRCSQRRSSEPGAAHLGDALVLDKASHPERLHKEAKLGQRSKSVDGSQDLGLKVSCTDQNGAPKFCLSPSATKAVRDYFSSHTHSNPNSGQQVALALIQGQRERLRRCSDPMLEPDFDQLLFAEESYV, encoded by the exons aggATGAAGTCTCTGAGCCATCGTCGACAGTCCGCTCCCTCTTTGGTCATCAACAAAGCCCTGACCAGATCCAGGACTTTCTCCAG AGAGAGCTTCCTGGTTCCTGTGTGTCCAGAGACGTGCCCATTGGTCCAGTCGTTCCTGTGTCCTGACAGGGTGTTCCTCCTGCACGACCACGTCACGCTGAAGACAGGGCTGCAGACGCAGGACAGAGACCTCTTCCTCTTCACTGACATCCTCATCATCGCCAAGTCCAA GTCTCCCACACACTTCAAGCTGAAGGCccaggtgtgtgtgggtgagatgTGGACAGCCCAGTGTATGGAGGACGTATGTGAGGGCAGCACCAACCCAGAGAGGAGCTTCGTCATGGGCTGGCCCACCTGCAACTGTGTGGTCACCTTCAG CTCTGAGGTCCAGAAGGAGAGATGGCTCGCCCTACTCAAAAG TCGATTAAAAGAGGAGAAGGAAAAGGATGATCCTAAAACCATTCCACTGAAGGTGTTTGGGAAAGGCATCGGGAGTTGTGCTCAGGTCGTCAGTAAGACCTTGGGTGTCAGTAACTCTGATTCAACCAATGAGGTTGTCCGACTCGCTCTTCAACAGTTTGGTGTCACG agctgtGTGAAGGACTACCAGCTGTGGGTAAGCTCCAAGAGGGACAACGCCCCTTACCCTCTCATTG GTCATGAGTTCCCTTTCAGTATCCAGATGAGTCATATGCGGGAGCCCCTGGCCCAGCCGGGCCGCAGGGACACAGTTCcacctccagacagacagagggcgaTGCACCGCGACCAGGTACAGGTGGACAAACAGTGCCAGTTCATCCTAAAGACCCGATGCAGCTCCACAACAACAACGTCTGTGATTG TAGACCCAGCTCAGAAGCCCTTCAAGCGAAGGCGTTCTCTCATCAACTGGGCTTTCTGGAAAGGCTCCAATCCTAACCTCCACAGTTCCTCTacaaacctctcctctcctgcccccgGCTACCTGTTTGGCCAATCACTGAGCACCATCTGTTGGGACAACTCCCTGCCCAAGCCCGTCATG gacATGATGGTGTTTCTGTACAACGAGGGTCCGTTCACACGGGGGATATTCCGACGGTCAGCGGGGGCGAGGGCGTGTCGTGAACTCAGGGACAGACTGGACTCTGGGGCTCAGGATGTCCCGCTGTCACGGGAGCACGTCTTCATCATCGCTGCTGTGTTTAAG GACTTCCTGCGGAACATTCCGGGCAGTCTGCTGTGTTCCGACCTCTATGAACAGTGGATGGATGTGATGGAGGAAGCCGAAtcggaggaggcagaggaggaggagcaggcacaggatatAACGAG GCTGATTGGTCTACTGCCAAAAGAGAACGCACTGTTGCTACGCCACGTGGTCGCCGTGCTGCACGGTATCCAGGAAAACGCCCATGACAACCAGATGAACGCCTTCAACTTGTCTGTGTGCATTGCTCCCAGCATGCTCTGGGCTCCGGGCCCCAGCAGCcccgaggcggagggggagggcGCCAAGAAG GTGTGTGACCTGGTGAGGTATATGATAGAACACTGCCAGGAGGTCCTCGGAGAGGATGTCACCTCTGTGTTTGGAGGTCTACCCCGGAAACGTGCCGAATcgg ACGTGTCTTCCTTCCACCTGACCGACTCGTCTTATGACAGCCTGGAGAACATGCTGAATGATGACAGCAGTGAGTCTCCATGCCTCCACACCTCACGGCGGCGCTGGAGAGCCAAGCCCCTGCAGGGCAGCCTGGACTCGGTCCTCACCCTGAGTGACTGCGACCAGGAGCAGCCCGACCTGGACACAGACCCCGACACCACAGACCCCGACACCACAGACCCCCAATCTGGCAACCACCACCACCGTGATACGATCACACAACCTGGATCTGGCAACCTCCTCCAGCCCTCAACCCCAGCCCGAGGCAGGACCAGGAAACTCAGCCCAGCTGtgcccccctcctcctgtcccAACCCCCCAGCTCCtcagaggggggggaggaggtgcTCAGAGCCGGCCATAGGGTACTCTGTGGCCGGCTCTGTGGTGCGACTGGCAGGGGACGCAGACAGGCTTGGTAGCATCGATGACCTGGCTGGAGGTGGGGAGATGTTTCACAGCTTACGGAAGgatggacagacacagacacacggacccacacacacaggggagtgGAATGGCagtaagggtgtgtgtgagggttcGGGGTCACAAGGTGCACAGACGCGACGCCGGGACGCGAGCTACTCCAGTCTCTCTTCGCCGCCCACTTCCCCCACACGCTCCTCAGTGGACTCCCTGGAcagcctcctctcccactccagcATCCAGTCTGCTCCATTCTGGCAACCCAGGGTGGGACCCAGCGCCGCAAGATTGACTCCCTCCCCTGGTCCTCCTGTCCCTCTAACCCCCATACCTTCCCCTACTTCAACCCATAGTCTACCCATCCCCACCCCGGCTCCAGGCCAGGGGCTCAGTCCCAATATCTCCCCGCCGAAGGAGATCCCTTCCTGGGGTACGCTGAAGGGCTGCAGGGGGCTCCATCCCAACACCTGGTTGAAGAGAGGCCGCAGACTGTCGCTGTCGCAGCAGGAGGATGAGGGGGGTGTG gtggATTCCACTAACAAGACTCTCCCCACTAGCAAGTCATGTCAGGATAAAGGAGGGCTGAAACAGTCATCTGAGAACCCGCCCATGTCCAGTCTGGCCAGCTGCCCCACAAAGGCAGGAGGGTTGCAGAATCGCGGCAGTGTGACCAAGGACCGACGATCCAGTCAAGGCTCGGTGAGCCCACCATCGCGCCAGAGGTCCCAGGAGCATTTCCACTCCTGCCGCTCTCCCTGCTCCCAACCCACAGACAGGCCCCTCACTGTCAAAGAGCTGAGAGAGATACACAGCCAGGCCTGCGCAGCGAGCAACATGGGATATGACGTCACAAACCAGGGCAGCCGTACCCCTCCCCAACATGTGTTCTTTGGGCAGGGTGGACCCAGCTTGTCCCTAGCCAGGCAGAAGTCCCACTCCCTAGCCCCAGGCATGGAGGGTCTCTCCGGGGGCAGGTGTTCCCAGCGTCGGAGCTCCGAGCCTGGGGCAGCACATCTAGGCGACGCCCTGGTTCTGGATAAGGCCTCACACCCAGAGAGGCTTCACAAAGAGGCCAAACTGGGTCAGAGGTCAAAGTCAGTGGACGGGTCCCAAGACCTGGGGTTGAAGGTGTCCTGCACGGACCAAAACGGGGCTCCGAAGTTTtgcctgtctccctctgccaCCAAGGCTGTGAGGGACTATTTCTCGTCTCACACGCACAGCAATCCCAATAGTGGTCAGCAGGTGGCGCTAGCCCTGAttcagggacagagggagaggctcAGGAGGTGTAGTGATCCCATGCTGGAGCCCGACTTTGACCAACTGCTCTTTGCTGAAGAGTCCTACGTGTGA